Proteins from one Oryzomonas sagensis genomic window:
- a CDS encoding aldo/keto reductase translates to MQKRRLGNSGLEVSALGLGCMSMSFGYGPAGDKQDMIALIRSAVEQGVTFFDTAEIYGPFTNEELVGEALAPCRDQVVIATKFGFDCGSGKPGDLNSRPEHIKQVVEASLKRLKTDTIDLLYQHRVDPNVPIEDVAGTVKELIQQGKVKHFGLSEAGAQTIRRAHAVQPVTALQSEYSLWWREPEAEVLPTLEELGIGFVPFSPLGKGFLTGKISEETKFDSTDFRNQVPRFSAENRKANQVLVDLIGRFAEQKKITPAQVALAWLLAQKPWIVPIPGTTKPHRLRENIGGASVQLAPEDLRELESAASKITVQGARYPENLQKRVGR, encoded by the coding sequence ATGCAAAAACGCAGATTAGGGAATAGCGGCCTGGAAGTCTCGGCCCTCGGGCTGGGGTGCATGAGCATGAGTTTCGGCTACGGTCCGGCCGGAGATAAGCAGGATATGATCGCGCTGATTCGCTCGGCCGTGGAACAGGGAGTCACGTTCTTCGACACTGCCGAAATCTATGGTCCGTTCACGAACGAGGAACTCGTGGGCGAAGCCCTCGCACCGTGCCGCGATCAGGTCGTCATCGCCACCAAGTTCGGCTTTGATTGTGGCAGCGGCAAGCCGGGCGACCTGAACAGCCGGCCGGAGCACATCAAACAGGTCGTCGAGGCATCACTTAAACGGCTCAAGACGGACACGATTGACTTGCTCTATCAGCATCGCGTCGACCCGAACGTGCCCATTGAAGACGTGGCCGGGACAGTGAAAGAGTTGATTCAGCAAGGCAAGGTCAAACACTTCGGACTGTCCGAAGCCGGGGCGCAAACCATCCGCCGCGCGCACGCCGTCCAGCCGGTCACTGCGCTCCAAAGCGAATACTCGCTCTGGTGGAGAGAGCCGGAAGCGGAAGTGTTGCCGACCCTGGAAGAACTCGGAATCGGATTCGTTCCTTTCAGTCCCTTGGGTAAAGGCTTTCTCACGGGAAAGATCAGCGAGGAAACGAAATTCGACAGCACCGATTTCCGCAATCAGGTTCCCCGTTTTAGCGCGGAGAATCGCAAGGCAAACCAGGTACTGGTCGATCTGATCGGCAGATTTGCGGAACAGAAAAAAATAACCCCCGCCCAGGTCGCGCTGGCCTGGCTCCTGGCCCAGAAACCATGGATTGTCCCGATTCCCGGCACCACGAAGCCGCATCGCTTGCGCGAGAACATCGGAGGCGCTTCAGTTCAACTTGCGCCGGAAGACCTGCGTGAGCTCGAAAGCGCCGCATCAAAAATCACGGTGCAAGGCGCGCGCTACCCGGAAAACCTGCAGAAACGGGTTGGCCGCTGA
- a CDS encoding cupin domain-containing protein — MSTNDLSKSVIFPIGEKLESSNFDGTVWLNMLTPFGSALPIGNVTFEPGCRNSWHTHAGGQILLVTGGRGYYQEWGKPAQELHPGDVVNIPADVKHWHGAAKDSWFVHLAIEVHPEKGPATWLEPVSEDDYNTLK; from the coding sequence ATGAGCACAAACGATCTGAGCAAGAGTGTGATTTTTCCCATTGGCGAAAAACTAGAGAGCAGTAATTTTGACGGAACGGTCTGGCTCAACATGCTGACGCCTTTCGGCTCGGCCCTGCCCATCGGGAATGTGACCTTTGAGCCGGGATGCCGCAACAGTTGGCACACACACGCGGGGGGACAGATTCTGCTGGTGACGGGCGGCAGGGGCTATTATCAGGAATGGGGCAAGCCGGCGCAGGAGCTCCACCCCGGCGATGTCGTCAATATCCCTGCCGATGTGAAGCACTGGCATGGCGCTGCCAAGGATAGCTGGTTTGTCCACCTTGCCATCGAAGTCCATCCCGAAAAGGGTCCGGCAACCTGGCTGGAGCCGGTGTCGGAAGACGATTACAACACATTGAAATAA
- a CDS encoding multidrug effflux MFS transporter, with translation MPTPHHPKTQEGDGASAPDTPGWRVLAVLSMLMGFASISTDLYLPAMPMMSHSLHANEGLVDLTISAYLIGFSLGQLLWGPISDRYGRRSSVAIGLVLFVIGSAGCALSGSALAMIGWRVVQALGACASVALSRAMVRDLYEGARAAQMLSILITVMGIAPLVGPLAGGQVVALAGWRAIFWTLVGIGIATLVALFTIPETLPATRRNQESLGRAMARYGELLRDRRLLGYAGTGGFFYAGMFAYIAGTPFAYITCYHVPEQLYGLLFGLGILGIMASNLVNSYLVSRFVYDRMLLAGTIIAAFSAIMVALFARTGWGGLWGLVVPLLVFVSATGFIVANSITGALDNFPERAGAVSALIGAIQYGSGIIGSGLVGIFANGTPWPMGWVIALCGIGSLLSMRLLFPVPGLSGVRYMPARLICDEEDKTEAYGSL, from the coding sequence ATGCCTACTCCGCACCATCCAAAAACACAAGAGGGTGACGGCGCTTCGGCGCCGGACACCCCGGGTTGGCGCGTGCTGGCGGTCCTCAGCATGCTGATGGGCTTTGCGTCGATTTCGACCGATCTTTATCTGCCCGCCATGCCCATGATGAGCCATTCTCTTCACGCAAATGAGGGGTTGGTCGACCTGACGATCTCCGCCTATCTCATCGGTTTCAGTTTGGGGCAGCTTCTGTGGGGACCGATCAGCGACAGATATGGGCGCCGGTCCTCGGTGGCGATCGGACTGGTTCTGTTCGTGATCGGCTCGGCCGGTTGCGCTCTCTCGGGAAGCGCACTGGCCATGATCGGTTGGCGTGTTGTGCAGGCCCTTGGCGCCTGTGCCAGCGTGGCATTGTCACGGGCCATGGTGAGAGATCTCTATGAGGGGGCCCGTGCGGCGCAGATGTTGTCGATACTGATAACGGTGATGGGGATTGCTCCTCTCGTCGGACCGCTGGCGGGCGGGCAGGTCGTCGCTCTTGCCGGATGGCGCGCCATTTTCTGGACGCTGGTCGGCATCGGTATCGCGACACTCGTGGCGTTGTTCACGATTCCCGAAACGTTGCCCGCTACGCGGCGCAACCAGGAATCGCTTGGCCGCGCCATGGCCCGTTACGGCGAGCTTTTGCGTGACCGCCGCCTGCTGGGCTATGCGGGTACGGGTGGTTTCTTCTACGCCGGCATGTTCGCTTATATCGCGGGTACGCCGTTTGCCTACATCACCTGCTACCATGTGCCGGAACAGCTTTACGGCCTGCTGTTCGGTCTCGGCATCCTCGGCATCATGGCCTCCAACCTTGTGAATTCCTACCTGGTTTCACGGTTCGTCTATGACCGGATGCTTCTGGCCGGCACCATCATCGCCGCGTTCTCCGCCATCATGGTGGCACTGTTTGCCCGCACCGGCTGGGGCGGGCTCTGGGGGTTGGTCGTTCCTCTGCTCGTGTTTGTCTCCGCGACCGGTTTCATCGTCGCCAACTCGATCACCGGTGCATTGGACAACTTTCCGGAACGTGCCGGCGCCGTGTCCGCGCTGATCGGTGCGATTCAGTACGGCAGCGGCATCATAGGCTCCGGTTTGGTCGGCATCTTCGCCAACGGCACGCCGTGGCCGATGGGTTGGGTGATTGCGCTTTGCGGGATCGGCAGCTTGCTTTCCATGCGGCTGCTCTTCCCGGTGCCCGGGCTTTCCGGGGTACGGTACATGCCGGCGCGCCTTATCTGCGATGAAGAAGACAAAACAGAGGCGTATGGATCACTTTGA
- a CDS encoding NAD(P)-dependent alcohol dehydrogenase, with amino-acid sequence MFKAKAYSAASATSPLAASTIPRRDTTERDVQIEILFCGVCHSDLHHARDEWHSIMPTVYPCVPGHEIVGRITKVGSAVTKFKPGDLAGVGCLVDSDHTCPNCQDGLEQLCPNQTLTYGSPDKHLGGVTYGGYSDSIVVDERFALRVPANLDLAGVAPLLCAGITTYSPMRRWGNLAGKKVGVVGLGGLGHMGVKFAHAFGAHVVVFTTSPGKKEDALRLGADEVIISTNPEEMKQHAGTFNFILDTIAADHDINAYITMLGRDGNITLVGAPEKPLAVSAFALLFGRRSLSGSIIGGIAETQEMLDFCGSHNITSDVEVIPIQRINEAYERLLKSDVKYRFSIDMASLKSE; translated from the coding sequence ATGTTCAAAGCAAAAGCATATTCCGCCGCCAGTGCCACATCGCCGCTGGCCGCCAGCACAATCCCGCGACGCGATACGACGGAACGCGACGTGCAGATCGAAATCCTCTTCTGCGGCGTCTGCCACTCCGATCTTCACCACGCCCGCGACGAGTGGCACAGCATCATGCCCACGGTCTACCCCTGCGTGCCGGGGCACGAGATCGTCGGCCGGATCACCAAGGTCGGTTCCGCGGTCACGAAGTTCAAACCGGGCGACCTTGCGGGCGTCGGCTGCCTGGTCGATTCAGACCACACCTGTCCCAATTGCCAGGATGGCCTGGAACAATTGTGCCCGAACCAGACCCTCACCTACGGTTCCCCGGACAAACACCTGGGCGGGGTTACCTATGGCGGCTACTCCGACAGCATCGTCGTCGATGAACGCTTCGCTCTGCGCGTTCCCGCCAACCTCGACCTTGCCGGGGTCGCACCGCTGCTCTGCGCCGGGATCACGACGTACTCGCCCATGCGCCGCTGGGGCAACCTCGCAGGCAAGAAGGTCGGCGTGGTCGGCCTGGGCGGGCTGGGTCACATGGGTGTCAAGTTTGCCCATGCCTTCGGAGCCCACGTCGTGGTCTTCACCACCTCACCCGGCAAGAAAGAGGATGCGCTCCGCTTGGGCGCGGATGAAGTCATTATCTCCACCAACCCTGAAGAGATGAAGCAACACGCGGGCACGTTCAACTTCATCCTCGACACCATCGCCGCCGATCACGACATCAACGCCTATATCACCATGCTTGGCCGCGACGGCAACATCACCCTCGTCGGCGCGCCGGAGAAGCCGCTCGCCGTCTCCGCCTTTGCATTGCTGTTCGGGCGCCGCAGCCTCTCCGGGTCCATCATCGGCGGCATCGCCGAGACCCAGGAGATGCTCGACTTCTGTGGCTCGCACAACATCACCTCTGATGTGGAAGTCATTCCCATTCAGAGGATCAACGAAGCGTATGAAAGGCTGCTCAAGTCCGATGTGAAGTACCGCTTCTCCATCGACATGGCGTCTTTGAAATCGGAATGA